A window of Roseateles sp. XES5 genomic DNA:
GGCTGGGCCAACGTTCCTCCGGGCACGCGCTCCTCGCTCTATGCGAATGCCGAGTACCAGAAGGCAGCGCCCTTCGCGAAGATGACGCTCGACTCGATCAACGCGGCCGACCCGAAGAATCCCTCGGTCAAGCCAGTGCCCTATGTCGGCGTGCAGTTCGTCGCCATCCCGGAATTCCAGGGTCTCGGCACGACGGTCGGCCAGCTCTTCTCGGCCGCGCTCGCCGGTCAGATGCCGGTCGATGACGCGCTTGCGCAGGCACAGCAGGCCGCCGTGCGCGAGATGACCCGCGCCGGCTACATCAAGTAAGCACCTCCTCCCCAAGGACGGGCTGCCCGGGATGCGTTCCGGGCAGCCGATGAAACGGGGAGGGCTGAATTCCGGACCAGCCCCTCACAGCCTGACGGCATCCTCTTCCCCAAGCGGGGTCGGGAATGATGGCCGCACCGCTCCCCTTCGCCCCGCTGCGGGGAGAAGGTCCCGGCAGGGGGATGAGGGGCAGTCTGTCCTGCACTGTACGACATGACCGCATCGGCCGGCGTACCGGCCCCGGGGAGGAGAAAATCATGGCGACGGAGAACACGCGCGGTCTTGCGCGGCTGATGTTGGCGCCCTCTGTGGGGCTGCTGCTGATCTGGATGATCGTGCCATTGGCGATGACGCTGTGGTTCTCGTTCCAGAACTACAATCTGCTCAATCCGGCCAATGTGAGCTGGACGGGCCTCTTCAACTACCAGTTCTTCTACACCGATCCAGCCTTCTTCCAGTCGATCTGGAACACGCTGCTGATCGTGGTGGGCGTGCTCGCCATCACCGTCATCGGCGGCACCGCGATCGCATTGTTGCTCGATCAGCCGATGTGGGGGCAGGGGATCGTGCGCATCCTGGTGATCTCGCCCTTCTTCGTCATGCCGCCGGTCGCCGCACTGGTCTGGAAGAACATGATCATGCATCCGGGCTACGGCGTGCTCGCGGATATCAACCGGTCGCTCGGGCTGCAGCCTGTCGACTGGTTCGCCCAGTACCCCCTGACCTCGATCATCATCATCGTCGCCTGGCAGTGGCTGCCCTTCGCCACCCTCATCCTGCTGACGGCGCTGCAGTCGCTCGACGGCGAGCAGAAGGAAGCCGCCGAGATGGACGGCGCGGGCTTCGTCTCCCGCTTCATCTATCTGACCGTGCCGCACCTTGCCCGCTCGATTACCGTCGTCATCCTCATCCAGACGATCTTCCTGCTCGGCGTCTATGCGGAGATCCTCGTCACGACCAATGGCGGCCCGGGTTACGCATCCACCAACCTGCCGTTCCTGATCTATCGCACCGCGCTGCTCGGCTACGACGTCGGCGGGGCCTCCGCCGGCGGCATCATCGCCGTCATCCTCGCCAATATCGTCGCCTTCTTCCTGATGCGCGCCGTCGGCAAGAACCTCGACAAGTAAGGGGACAAGATCATGGCACGAGCTGTTTCAAACCGCCGCATTGCGGTTGCATCCATCGCCGCCTGGATCGTGGCGCTGATCATCTTCTTCCCGATCCTCTATACGATCATCACCTCGTTCAAGTCGGAGAACGAGGCGATCCAGGGCTTCAGCCTGATCCCGTCCGGGACCATCGAGAGCTATGCCGCCGTGCAGGCGCAGAGCAACTACTTCAAGTTCTTCCTGAACTCGGTGATCATCTCCGTCGGTTCCACGCTGCTCGCCCTGGTCATTTCGGTTCCGGCCGCCTGGTCTATGGCCTTCTCGCCGACGAAGAAGACCAAGGACATCCTGATGTGGATGCTCTCGACCAAGATGATGCCGGCCGTCGCCGTGCTGGTGCCGATCTACCTCATCTTCCGCGACACCGGCCTGCTCGACAGCCGCATCGGCCTCACCGTCATGCTGACCATGATCAACCTGCCGATCGTGATCTGGATGCTCTACACCTACTTCCGCGAAATCCCCGGCGAGATCCTCGAGGCCGCCCGCATGGATGGCGCGTCGCTGTGGGGCGAGATCGTCTATGTGCTGACGCCGATGGCGGTGCCGGGCATCGCCTCCACCATGCTGCTCAACATCATCCTGGCCTGGAACGAAGCCTTCTGGACGATCCGCCTGACGACGACCAACGCCGCGCCGCTGACCGCCTTCATCGCCTCGTTCTCGAGCCCCCAGGGTCTCTTCTGGGCGAAACTCTCGGCCGCCTCCACGCTCGCCATCGCCCCCATCCTGATCATGGGGTGGTTCAGCCAGAAACAGCTTGTCCGCGGCCTGACCTTCGGCGCCGTGAAGTAAACGAAAGATCGGGGAGGAAACCCCCAGGAGGCAACAATGGGCAAGATCATTCTCAAAAAGGTCAACAAGTCCTTCGGCGCGACGCAGGTCATCCCGGGCATCGACCTGACCATCAACGACGGTGAATTCGTCGTCTTCGTCGGCCCCTCGGGCTGCGGCAAGTCCACGCTCCTGCGCCTTATCGCCGGCCTCGAGGACACGACATCGGGCACCATCGAGATCGATGGCAAGGACGTGACGGGAGCAGCACCCGCAAAGCGCGGCCTTGCCATGGTGTTCCAGTCCTATGCGCTCTATCCGCATATGAGCGTCGCCAAGAACATCGCCTTCCCCTTGAAGATGGCGAAGATGGATCAGGCGGCGATCGACAAGAAGGTGACGGAAGCGGCGCGCGTCCTGAACCTTACCAATTACCTGGAACGGCGGCCGGGACAGCTTTCCGGCGGTCAGCGCCAGCGCGTGGCCATCGGCCGGGCGATCGTGCGCGAACCGTCGGCCTTTTTATTCGACGAACCGCTGTCGAACCTCGACGCGGCGCTGCGCGGCACGATGCGGCTGGAGATCAGCGAACTGCATCATCAGCTCAAGACCACGGCGGTCTATGTGACCCACGACCAGGTGGAGGCCATGACCATGGGCGACAAGATCGCGGTGATGAAGGACGGCGAGATCCAGCAGTTCGGCACGCCCGACGAGATCTACCAGCGCCCGGCCAATCTCTTTGTGGCCGGCTTCATGGGCGCGCCGCGCATGAACTTCGTCAAGGGCGAGGCCGCCAAGCCGTGGCATGCGCCCACCGTCGGCATCCGGCCCGAACACATCCGCCTCTCCAAGGAAAGCGGCAGCTGGAAGGGGCTCGTCGGTGTCGCCGAGCATCTCGGCTCCGACACGTTCCTGCATGTCAATGTCGAGGGCATCGGCATGGTGACGGTGCGGGCCGGCGGCGACTTCCCCGTCACCCATGGCGATACCGTCTACCTCACCCCCGAGGAGGGCCGCATCCACCGCTTCGACGACAAGGGGCTGGCAATTCGATGAAGAGGCTGGAGGGCAAGAGCGCGCTGATCAC
This region includes:
- a CDS encoding carbohydrate ABC transporter permease; this translates as MARAVSNRRIAVASIAAWIVALIIFFPILYTIITSFKSENEAIQGFSLIPSGTIESYAAVQAQSNYFKFFLNSVIISVGSTLLALVISVPAAWSMAFSPTKKTKDILMWMLSTKMMPAVAVLVPIYLIFRDTGLLDSRIGLTVMLTMINLPIVIWMLYTYFREIPGEILEAARMDGASLWGEIVYVLTPMAVPGIASTMLLNIILAWNEAFWTIRLTTTNAAPLTAFIASFSSPQGLFWAKLSAASTLAIAPILIMGWFSQKQLVRGLTFGAVK
- a CDS encoding carbohydrate ABC transporter permease, with the translated sequence MATENTRGLARLMLAPSVGLLLIWMIVPLAMTLWFSFQNYNLLNPANVSWTGLFNYQFFYTDPAFFQSIWNTLLIVVGVLAITVIGGTAIALLLDQPMWGQGIVRILVISPFFVMPPVAALVWKNMIMHPGYGVLADINRSLGLQPVDWFAQYPLTSIIIIVAWQWLPFATLILLTALQSLDGEQKEAAEMDGAGFVSRFIYLTVPHLARSITVVILIQTIFLLGVYAEILVTTNGGPGYASTNLPFLIYRTALLGYDVGGASAGGIIAVILANIVAFFLMRAVGKNLDK
- a CDS encoding ABC transporter ATP-binding protein; translated protein: MGKIILKKVNKSFGATQVIPGIDLTINDGEFVVFVGPSGCGKSTLLRLIAGLEDTTSGTIEIDGKDVTGAAPAKRGLAMVFQSYALYPHMSVAKNIAFPLKMAKMDQAAIDKKVTEAARVLNLTNYLERRPGQLSGGQRQRVAIGRAIVREPSAFLFDEPLSNLDAALRGTMRLEISELHHQLKTTAVYVTHDQVEAMTMGDKIAVMKDGEIQQFGTPDEIYQRPANLFVAGFMGAPRMNFVKGEAAKPWHAPTVGIRPEHIRLSKESGSWKGLVGVAEHLGSDTFLHVNVEGIGMVTVRAGGDFPVTHGDTVYLTPEEGRIHRFDDKGLAIR